Proteins found in one Aspergillus chevalieri M1 DNA, chromosome 2, nearly complete sequence genomic segment:
- a CDS encoding flavin-containing monooxygenase (COG:P;~EggNog:ENOG410PFFN;~InterPro:IPR020946,IPR036188;~PFAM:PF13450;~TransMembrane:1 (i569-588o);~go_function: GO:0004499 - N,N-dimethylaniline monooxygenase activity [Evidence IEA];~go_function: GO:0050660 - flavin adenine dinucleotide binding [Evidence IEA];~go_function: GO:0050661 - NADP binding [Evidence IEA];~go_process: GO:0055114 - oxidation-reduction process [Evidence IEA]), whose amino-acid sequence MPSPAKIHKRHAYGKDAHTYIPVVIIGAGESGIAMGCRLKEALGFDQFRLFDRQAGIGGSWWINRYPGVACDVPALLYSFSFSPKQDWSTLHPTGPELAQYFADVCEKYGLVDKIQLNTEVDEIKWLEDVEEWEVTLTSLVPGTGDLAKSERDAMVAREGPHSVYVQTEKVRAKVVVSGAGGLVEPKQWPQGIPGIESFEGQVIHTAKWDSNVDLQGKDVVVIGSGCSAAQVVPSLAEYQPKSVTQVMRTPPWIQPDLFSDKGLELWERWTPFLFSYVPGLSYTLRGVMFAMFEMDFLGWFKNNRYAEWKRRSTEQKFLAYMRSATPSKYHEILTPNYDLGCKRRVVRGEWFKSLNNPNYELTTMRLTSVQSRSVTLGPGKHYPPDSAETDEVRQVPADVIILGNGFETNNWLHPLRVVGRDGKNLNEVWDERGGAQAYLGLAMDRFPNFFFIFGPNTATGHTSVIFASENAVNYSLNFIKPILNGDVSSYEVTEEAERAWANKVQKGLQGTVFQAGNCTSWYKTESGWNSSTYPFTQIDYYLRCTFPVWRHWTAKYTSKGKWAHRIRAAFNNLTLTAALSGIVWFSLHPGDFRRWAGLIPTARGSIVSAVREGLMRASQMLG is encoded by the exons ATGCCTTCCCCAGCAAAGATTCACAAACGTCACGCGTATGGCAAAGATGCCCATACCTACATCCCCGTCGTGATCATCGGCGCCGGCGAGTCTGGCATCGCCATGGGGTGTCGTTTGAAAGAAGCCCTGGGATTTGATCAGTTCCGGCTTTTCGATAGACAGGCCGGTATTGGAGGGTCTTGGTGGATTAATCGCTATCCAGGTGTTGCTTGCGATGT ACCGGCACTCTTATactccttttccttttcgccGAAACAGGACTGGAGTACTCTGCACCCGACCGGTCCGGAACTTGCACAATATTTCGCGGATGTCTGTGAGAAGTATGGCCTAGTCGACAAGATTCAATTGAATACCGAGGTCGACGAGATCAAGTGGCTGGAAGATGTGGAAGAGTGGGAAGTCACACTGACGTCCCTCGTTCCCGGTACTGGGGATTTAGCCAAGAGTGAACGAGATGCCATGGTAGCCAGAGAAGGCCCGCATAGCGTTTATGTCCAGACGGAGAAGGTGCGAGCAAAGGTTGTGGTAAGTGGCGCTGGAGGACTGGTGGAGCCCAAGCAATGGCCTCAAGGTATACCGGGCATTGAGAGCTTCGAAGGTCAAGTCATACACACTGCCAAGTGGGATAGCAACGTCGACCTTCAAGGGAAGGATGTGGTCGTTATTGGTTCCGGCTGCAGTGCCGCTCAGGTGGTTCCTAGCCTGGCCGAATATCAGCCCAAATCAGTGACCCAGGTGATGAGGACTCCACCTTGGATCCAGCCAGATCTGTTTTCCGACAAGGGCCTCGAGCTGTGGGAGAGGTGGACGCCTTTTTTGTTTAGTTACGTTCCTGGCCTCTCATACACTCTCCGAGGCGTGATGTTCGCCATGTTCGAAATGGACTTCCTAGGATGGTTCAAGAATAACCGCTATGCGGAATGGAAGCGACGATCAACGGAGCAAAAATTCCTCGCGTATATGCGCTCTGCAACCCCTAGCAAGTACCATGAAATCCTCACTCCGAACTACGACCTAGGCTGCAAGCGTCGAGTCGTACGGGGTGAATGGTTCAAAAGCCTAAATAACCCAAACTATGAGCTGACAACCATGCGTCTCACGAGCGTCCAGTCCCGGAGCGTCACCCTCGGCCCTGGGAAACATTACCCTCCAGACAGTGCTGAAACGGACGAGGTGAGGCAAGTTCCTGCCGATGTGATCATCCTCGGCAACGGATTTGAAACCAACAACTGGCTGCACCCACTGCGGGTGGTTGGTAGAGATGGCAAAAACTTGAATGAAGTCTGGGATGAGCGTGGAGGTGCGCAAGCTTATCTGGGCCTCGCCATGGACCGTTTCCCAAATTTCTTCTTTATTTTCGGACCCAACACTGCGACTGGTCATACAAGTGTGATTTTTGCGAGTGAAAATGCGGTAAATTACTCGTTGAACTTTATTAAGCCTATCCTCAATGGCGATGTGAGTTCCTACGAGGTCACTGAGGAAGCCGAGAGAGCCTGGGCGAATAAAGTTCAGAAGGGTCTCCAAGGCACTGTATTCCAAGCAGGAAATTGCACGAGCTGGTACAAAACGGAAAGTGGATGGAATTCTTCGACCTATCC GTTCACCCAAATTGATTACTATCTTCGATGCACATTCCCGGTTTGGCGGCACTGGACGGCGAAGTACACCTCGAAGGGAAAATGGGCGCATAGGATCCGTGCTGCGTTCAATAACTTGACCCTCACTGCAGCTCTTTCTGGTATTGTCTGGTTCAGCCTGCATCCCGGAGATTTCAGACGGTGGGCTGGGCTCATTCCCACAGCTCGGGGTTCAATTGTCTCTGCAGTTCGGGAGGGTCTTATGCGCGCATCCCAGATGCTCGGCTGA
- a CDS encoding putative JmjC domain protein (COG:B,T;~EggNog:ENOG410PPT5;~InterPro:IPR041667,IPR003347;~PFAM:PF13621), protein MKLQKWLLTCHNPRVAPVRAFMAFNHRRSTSSATPSTHRYRPLEPLQNGRIDRFREQYFVPELPAILPRQFFRDIPAVERWFHPATQNDDTPRLRLNTEYLEQHGSSAFVPLELTQPSTSGPTNSELSFRQFHAPLSLFLQWMQTAETNPQQSTRLYLAQCQLSDLPQILRGDFPVPDLVARAGRGDVYDANVWIGHPPTYTPLHRDPNPNLFVQMAGEKVVRLVSPDEGLGLFATVRRQLGKSGNREAAAIRGEEMMQGPERALLEKVVWGDADTWSSEKEGYEARLGPRDGLFIPKGWWHSIKGVGEGVTASVSLLSH, encoded by the coding sequence ATGAAGCTTCAGAAATGGCTGCTGACCTGCCATAACCCCCGGGTTGCGCCTGTGCGCGCTTTTATGGCTTTTAACCACCGACGCTCCACTTCCTCCGCAACACCCTCTACCCATCGGTATCGTCCTCTCGAACCCCTCCAGAATGGTCGTATAGATCGTTTCCGCGAACAATACTTTGTCCCAGAACTCCCTGCGATTCTCCCGCGCCAGTTCTTCCGCGATATTCCCGCCGTCGAGCGCTGGTTTCACCCTGCTACTCAGAATGATGATACCCCACGGTTACGATTGAACACAGAATACCTAGAGCAGCACGGGTCTAGCGCATTCGTTCCCCTAGAACTCACCCAGCCCTCGACCTCCGGACCGACGAATTCAGAACTTAGCTTCCGCCAATTCCACGCTCCGCTAAGCCTCTTCCTACAATGGATGCAAACCGCTGAAACAAACCCGCAACAATCCACCCGACTCTACCTAGCACAATGCCAACTCTCCGACCTACCCCAGATTCTGCGCGGTGATTTTCCCGTCCCGGATCTCGTGGCACGCGCAGGGAGAGGCGATGTCTACGATGCTAATGTCTGGATCGGACACCCGCCAACGTACACCCCGCTACACCGCGATCCGAATCCGAACTTGTTTGTGCAGATGGCAGGGGAGAAAGTGGTACGGCTGGTGAGTCCGGATGAGGGCCTGGGATTGTTTGCGACCGTAAGGCGACAGTTgggaaagagtgggaatcgtGAAGCTGCGGCGATTCGTGGGGAGGAGATGATGCAGGGTCCGGAGAGGGCGTTGCTAGAAAAAGTGGTTTGGGGCGATGCCGACACATGGAGCTCGGAGAAAGAAGGATATGAGGCTCGTCTGGGGCCTAGGGATGGATTGTTCATCCCTAAGGGGTGGTGGCATAGTATCAAGGGTGTTGGAGAGGGAGTCACTGCCTCGGTAAGTCTTCTATCGCACTGA
- a CDS encoding uncharacterized protein (COG:S;~EggNog:ENOG410PTSW): MRMSSTFSRTLLPLTLSLNLNPSIAARAATHLSAHSRTLAFSPPIFHLQCPTSLHSYSTMSEKSNAKTQPQQQTQGQEQLQEQQQQQQQPYLALPESSSSGTNQLDLSQPSSTVTLDHLGPMVVNTDGTLSRIANWEGMTEIERKTTLRVLGKRNKQRLEALKAAGVGVDGQAS; encoded by the coding sequence atgCGAATGTCCTCCACATTCTCCCGCACACTCCTCCCTCTCACGCTCTCTCTCAATCTCAACCCATCCATCGCAGCCCGCGCAGCAACACACCTCTCAGCGCATTCCAGAACTCTTGCATTCTCACCCCCCATCTTCCACCTCCAGTGCCCGACATCTCTCCACTCATACTCGACCATGTCCGAAAAATCAAACGCAAAAactcaaccccaacaacaaACCCAAGGCCAAGAGCAGCtgcaagagcagcagcagcagcagcagcaaccctACCTGGCCCTCCCCGAATCCAGCTCCTCCGGTACAAACCAACTCGATCTCAGCCAGCCGAGCTCAACGGTGACTCTGGACCACCTGGGGCCTATGGTGGTGAATACGGACGGGACGCTCTCGCGGATCGCGAACTGGGAAGGGATGACAGAGATTGAGAGGAAGACTACGCTGCGGGTGCTGGGGAAGAGGAATAAGCAGAGGTTGGAGGCGTTGAAGgctgctggtgttggtgttgatggGCAGGCGTCATAG